Proteins encoded together in one Eublepharis macularius isolate TG4126 chromosome 2, MPM_Emac_v1.0, whole genome shotgun sequence window:
- the ERICH2 gene encoding glutamate-rich protein 2, whose product MKRFNLVLGQGIPRRTAPKVSGMMEVIAPEDGFIIEKHLPLPRHNGLGRTDEVKEQKNWQNGRLHVFGPKEEVVIEPVQTVSRIGCGKESTRRHHTPSVQILLCTANSLEKQSTLTRSSKNQNPKTTVRQRESVQEAVFPFHRHPEIHNDPQLKGDLHRLNHEDEIIGAKMKLKGEKEETSKNVEKIPSNEVRTGTQSICVDKQSADVDKQSADVDKQSADGKPPDSSDDEECNYEMSGGKPEKRTAPLELMGEFLKAIMEQDYTLAKKLCQMILIYEPQNPEAQQFLPLIEQKLQLERQREADGEGSTDDSEEDTSNTEDSGTDSDTSSEDSDT is encoded by the exons ATGAAGAG GTTCAATCTTGTTTTGGGCCAAGGGATTCCCAGACGAACAGCCCCCAAG GTTTCTGGAATGATGGAAGTGATTGCCCCTGAAG ATGGATTTATCATAGAAAAACATTTGCCATTGCCAAG GCATAATGGCTTAGGAAGGACAGATGAAgtgaag GAACAGAAGAACTGGCAAAATGGAAGGCTACATGTGTTTGGTCCAAAAG AAGAAGTTGTTATTGAACCAGTTCAAACAGTGTCACG CATCGGATGTGGGAAAGAATCTACAAGGCGACATCATACTCCGTCAGTGCAGATCTTGCTGTGTACAGCTAACTCATTAGAAAA GCAGAGTACTCTCACAAGGAGTTCAAAAAATCAAAATCCAAAGACTACTGTAAGGCAGCGTGAGAGCGTACAAGAAGCAG TGTTCCCCTTCCACCGCCACCCAGAAATCCATAATGATCCACAGTTAAAAGGTGATTTACACAGACTGAATCATGAAGATGAGATAATTggagcaaagatgaaattgaaag GTGAAAAAGAAGAAACTTCCAAGAATGTTGAAAAGATCCCCAGCAATGAGGTCAGGACTGGTACCCAAAGCATCTGTGTGGATAAGCAAAGTGCTGATGTGGATAAGCAAAGTGCTGATGTGGATAAGCAAAGTGCTGATGGAAAGCCACCAGATAGTTCAGATGATGAAGAATGCAACTATGAGATGAGTGGTGGTAAACCAGAAAAGAGAACTGCACCACTAGAATTAATGGGAGAG TTTCTGAAAGCAATAATGGAGCAGGACTACACTCTTGCAAAAAAACTTTGTCAAATGA TTCTTATATATGAACCTCAAAATCCTGAAGCCCAGCAATTTCTTCCACTTATTGAGCAAAAACTGCAATTAG AAAGACAACGGGAGGCTGATGGTGAAGGGAGCACTGATGACAGTGAAGAGGATACTAGCAATACAGAAGACAGTGGGACTGATAGTGATACAAGCTCCGAAGATTCCGATACCTAG